AgttgatataattattgatattatGGTGCTAACTCGATCACATTATTAAATCCATGATTCATGCTGGCCAAATTTATACCTagctaaaataaataacatatttttttaatgttgacaAATTTATACCTAGctaagaaaatgtttttcatgtgaatatttatcaaaacaaattattttataccCACTATTTCCCATCaaactttgtttgaattttacaatatttgtcaaaactttgtttttcatgtggTCCAAGTTCAACTAAATAAAACcgacaaaaacataaaaaaataatatattataagcCTGTAAATATTTGATTCAAAAATACAATTGGAATCCAAGATCTTCCATGAGCCTATATAACCAATTGATCACcgtccaaaaaaatatatcatatggGGATATCATTGGATCGTGCGGTGCAATAACCATGCTGGTCTCTCGAATCAAGAAGGGCATATTTGAAGAGATTTATCATTGACAGGACCCATTTGTGTCTGCTGTCTTTgatcatgaaaacaaaataatatttcggGGCCCAATattactttttctttgtttcctaGCCGAGTGGCTGTGGGTCTTCATTTATAAGGTGGCCCGGCCtagttttaatttaaccctGGAGGCTATTTCTAAATTGAGTCAGCTTCTCCGGGCCCAGAAGGTCAGCTATATAAatttcgatttgttttttttttttttttttattatttattattaaggGTGTTTTGAGATGAAGTTTTATTCTAAGAAGTAAGATTTAATACGGATATTCtagacaaaaattaatgatttaaatttaatatataaaattcaaattaaaaaaaatataaataccattaaaaaataaagatgtgaAAGTCTAGTTGGATTTTAATAACTTATCACTCTCATCATAAATTTatgtaaatttatataaattgatataaataataataaaagagaaaataaatgtaaaaaatgttTGTATCTACGAAGACGAAAAATAacactaatttttcttttactcgAAGAAAATATAGTGTTCATTTTATAGCCAAATACCAACAGCAAAGccaataataagaaaaatatttctagCGAAACCACAGGAAGACAACACAGAACGGTACCGTAAAGCAACAAACAAAAAGTTCCTGCATAGGCCCCACTCTCACATGGCGAAATCTCTATGGTCATAGAACTAATTAACAGAGTCGGAGTCAACATCGTTGACTAAAATcagttcaataaataaataaataaattacccCAGGGCACGTGCTTGAATCCCATGTGCTTCAAATTAgtagaagatatttttttatggttttcgagcatcatattttaaaataatatatatatatatatatattatttattttaaataagctCTGAGTTAccttagttatattttattttaatttgtctcCGTCACATCAAAACTATTCATGGATTACTTttccattatatttttaattactcGTAGATTACTTTTAAatagccttcctcaaacttttctttattaaatttaaaaagtttaataagagaaacaaaagaaatcacaaggaataaaatatttgtattgtgATAGGTTCTATTTTTTACTAggttataggaaaaaaaaatatttgattaattgaaatactttatatttttagtatttagctttatatataattagttgtgttttaaaattttattttatataatttaaaataatttatttttcattcatgaaaaaatgctttttatttattttacaagtaAAAATTCACTTCTTAATAGTTttaactaaaaacatattttttaaaattataactataaAAACTACATATATGATCTTATTAATATCAtacatgagaaaataaaaattcaacaccttcattttcttgtattttaataataataataataatttttgacattatTTGTCAAAGGTTTTcatagttcattttttttttgtaaatttattagataatatttgattattatcttgtaataaaaaagataaagacaaTAGGAGCAGTGATAATATCTCATTGcatttactatttaaaaattataaatatttactctaaaattatgccaaaaataaaattatttcaagtttttatcattttttaatcaaatatattttatatcttttatgttttaagatattaacaaaaactaattttataatttacatgTAATTATTATACATGTACAAATctgtactttaaaaaataagtttttctttatatatcaaatatctATGAAATTTGTTTATTGAACATCTAAATCATATTATAAGATTAGATAAACAACAgtttctattatattattattgaccGAATTAGATCCATGAAATAATTAATGACATAATTAGTAAAATTCTATTTCCAGAAGAATTACCATATTGTTATTCCAGATTGACTGAGTTGGCGAAGAAAAACTTGAGTGATTTCTTGAAATTGTGCCCTGTAGGGCACAaaatttggaaaagaaaaaaaaaaaggaaaaaggaaagaaatcaaaatccgaatatcattttaaaaaaaattatcaaaatcaataattttcaataaccctcaattttttctctctttaattaaaCAGATTCCCCCTCTCACTCTCCACTCCACTCTCATTAAAACCAAACAGGCTTCACTTTCTCTAATATTCGCTTTTTCTCTCACTTTCTCTCCAACCAAACACCACAGAGCCCAATTCCTCGAATCCAAAGGCCGTCGCAGAATCTTCGTTTGCGACATATTCTCTCGTCGATTCCGCCGGGTTTTTCCCCCGACGATTCGAGATTGAATCGATTAGTTTTGCGATTTTGTTAGCTGAtcgaggtttttttttggtaatgcgAGGGTTTCGAGGAGCTGAGAGTGAGTGCTTTAGAGTTTAAATGAGgcaatgtgtgtgtttgtaggTGGATTTTGTTgcggtgatggtggtggtgatggtgagATGTGTAGGGTTTTGTTAGAGTTTTGATTACGTCAAAAACGGAGGGAATGGCTGCTTTGGAGCCGACGTTGAGAGTTGGCCCCTTAGAGAGAGACATTGAattggtaattatatatatatatatatattttatatatttttgttgtttattgatATAATAAAGTGCTGATGATATTGATTGAGGTTTTGTGAatgtattttgatttatatcttgGTAATGAATGAGAAGGTTTAGTGTTAtgtttgtatgattttttttttggttgtgtttTTGTGATCAGGGTGCAACGTGGTTGTGTTAAAAGCTCAAGCTTGTAAATAGAGATTGCCTATTAATTGCTATGGATTTTAATAAGTTGAGCATTGATTTGAATGTTTGGTCTCGTAAATTGTTTGAAATTAGTGCAATGgaatttgagttgtttttttttttccaaaaaagcGAAACCGGGTCAAATGTTGTGGAGCTGTTGGTTACTGTTCAAGCTAATAAGAGCATTAAGATTCTGGTAATATCTGTTATTTCAATGGGATCGAGTAGTAtaacctttccttttatttgttCATCAGTGTTTGCATTGCGAAATGTTAGTATAGGATGTGTGAGGGTCAACATGTTGTCATATGCGGGTTTTTTTTTGGCAAGTCTTAATGGACTATTCTAGCTGGCTTTTTTGGGTAAGCTAATTGTTTTTGTGCATTTTATTAAGAGTACATGAATGAGTATTACATGAGCATTAACACATGAGTGCTAGTGATGGTAGGATGCATGGCAAAGCATCAAGACTCAGTGTTAAGACATGCATGCTTTTCTGGAATTTTTCAAAGAATTGCGatagtatataaataaatagtcAGCCAAATGTTATTAGCGAGTGTTCATATCTCTCTGGCATCAATGAGTTGTAAATATTCACTCAAATGGAAACCTTTTCACGGGCTTAATACAAAATACCTGTAATTGTTACCTCTGGGCTGGGTAGTGCACCATACCCATTTATTTCTATATTAGAAACCAAGTTTTATGTTGGTGTCTGGGATAAGTGAAAAAAGGATTTGAGTAAATCATGGATCATGAACTTAAAAAtaactgaagaaaaaagagacaaGAACCTGCTTATTGTGAGATATAATCATGCGGCTGCACCATTAGATGTTTCTCCATGATGAGAAATATTTGTACATCTCCTGAAATCTGACTTATGCATAGCCTGCTTagtttattttcaattgattttcttGCTGCATTCTTTGCCACAGGCCATCACTGCTCTTAAAAGGGGCACTCAGTTGCTCAAGTATGGCCGTAGAGGGAAGCCCAAATTTTGCCCCTTCAGGCTGTCGAATGTAAGATTATATTTAAGGCATGCTTTTAAATGttaccttttctctttcttattttGAGACAAATCGGTATGGGATCAAGAAATTTGTGGTTAGctatttgtgtttgtttattttccCTCAATGGAAGCTAGCTATGGTACTGCCTCCTCTTCAAGTAGATCGATTCGTAAGTTCATTTGCATCTTTTAATCTGTTTTTATGATGCATGCTCTGATAATAGcatatttttatggattttctGTAATTTTTGCTGCTCTTTACCAAGTTTAGATTACGATGCAGTGTTGAGAATTGAATGATTTAGAAAGTGCCTTTGTCTCTGAATACATTGGTCTCATTGAAggttaaatgaataaaattaggTCTACTGTTTCATAAAATCTTAGCAGAATATGCTTCCAGAACAGTTCTAAAATGGTGATGGTACTgtgaatgaataaaataaaggcagTAGTGGTGTTGTCATCAAGGTAGAAAAGCAAGTGTCCTAACCCTTATATCCATGGAAATAAGGGCCTCCAGGGCTCTCTGAAGAAAATACCCTAGTGGCATCTACTTTTACACTGGACTTGAAAACTACTTGAAAGATCTTTAGCTGGTTATCCTGCACAGCTCAGCATCTCTCCTCTGTTTCTATGTAAACATGGGCTTGCTGGAGAAACTGAAGATCTATTAGATTGATTATTGAAGCTGAAAAATATTAGTTAGTGACGAGGCTTATGATGGTGCTGATCCTGCTGGCAGGCCACTTGGTTTTCCTAACCTTGGTCTGTGCTGCTTCCTAATCAGAAGATAAGAGAGCACCTTTCCCTGCAGTTTAAGGTTTCACTATCAATGTCTGaaggcatgcatgcatgcaatgTAGGAACTTTTTGATGTTTCACCCTATTATTTTTATGCCAAGCTCTATCATGTACTTTCATAGGCGCTGCTTTTAATTGCTGCAAGGCAGttggtaatttaatttaatttaatatttttttggccaTTTCTAAATGGTAAGCTTCTTGCATGCTGCTTCTGGTAATTTATCTAAATGCGTTGTTTTGGGTATATTCTGTTTGATGTTGTTGGATATTGACTATTGAGCTTTGCTTTAACTCacctttattaaatttatgtatGCTGTAATACGTATGCCTTTGCTTTTGGTTCATTCAGGATGAATCTGTTCTAATTTGGATATCTGGGAAAGAGGAGAAGCATCTTAAACTAAGCCATGTCTCCAGAATTATCCCTGGTCAGCGCACTGTAAGTTTATCCATATTGAGATCCTGGTCAATTTTTGTATGATGCTTAATGCAATAGCCCATGCTCTTCATAGTTTTGcggcaaatcatttttttttttaaagttaataatcattTTAGTAGTGTGAATAACTTGGGTTTCCAAAATGGTTGAGGTTCAGCAGCCTTTGCATATTGATGCTTTGCTTTGCACTTCACCAGATCAGGGATGAATGTTCATAAATGCAAAGTTTTGATGAATGAATCTGTCTATTTTTATGTGGTATAGTGGAAAGGAAATTGCAAGAATACTGGTTATGTTACTTTATCAAATACTATGACATTTGAAACTTCTATTTTAGAATTTACTTTGAAGCAATGCGTTTATGTGCATGTACTGTCTTCTTGCTTTCAAAAATCTGTAATATTCATTCCTAGGAAGAGTCGTGGTGGCATTTTTTGTAATATAGAAAAATGGTTTTTGATGGACACTTCATTTTTGTGATGTTTTCTACATTTACCTTGAATATTGGAGCTAACAACAAAATCCCGAGGGGCAGTGAAGCTATgcttgaaaattatttattttatttgtgattttttattttatgtgattcATATATTTTGTCTGCTTCCAGTGTTTATggcttttgttttgttctttcgtTCCCCTTGAGAAAATATGGAAATTACATCTTTTTGCTTGTAAGTTTCTGCTAGTTTTTCAATtacttttaagatttaattttcattttattggaACCATGATTTACTAACTGATTATTCTCAATTCTGCTTACTACAGCCAATTTTTCAGAGATATCCTCGTCCTGAGAAGGAATACCAGTCATTTTCTCTAATATACAGTGACAGGTCTTTAGATTTGGTAAGCATATTCTTTTTAAAGGCCAGCTCTTCATTCTTTGTCATCAAAGTCATGCCATGTTCAAAATTTCAGGGAGTCCACGTTCTGTATTTGCACAATACAGTTCCTTTAAGTATTAGCTGAAAATTTTGATCATCTGCTTATCATGCTCTGTTTTGTCAGATATGCAAGGACAAAGAAGAAGCTGAAGTCTGGTTTACTGGTCTAAAGGCACTAATATCAAATCGCCAGATtttgaaaaagagagaagaaactaGAAATGATGGACTTTTATCAGAGGCTAATAGTCCTAGGGCATACACCATTAGAAGTTCTCCTTTGAGCTTTGCATTTGGAAGTGATGATAGTTCACTGAAGGTACTGTTCTATGTTCCTTCATTCTCAAAATTATGTTTCGCTGCTGTGCGCTTTAATGTAAATTCTCTTGGCACTGATATAGGATGGAATGGATCCTCTTCGTCTTCGTACGCCATATGACAGTCCTCCAAATACTGGTTTAGAGAAGGCATTGTCTGATGTAGTATACACTGTGCCTCCTAAGGTTTTATTTCCATTAGAATCTGCTTGTGCGCCAGCTCAGTCTCAGTTATTAGGAGGCTCAGATGAAACAACAGGGCGTGCAAAGGGTACGAACACAGATAATTTTAGGGTTAGTTTATCAAGTGCTGTTAGCTCATCAAGTCAAGGCTCTGGTCGTGATGAAAATGATGCATTAGGGGATGTTTATATTTGGGGGGAGGGCACTGGTGATGGCATTCTAGGTGGTGGAGTTCATAGAATTGGAGGTTCTGGTGTTCAGATGGATTCTTTTGTGCCAAAAGCTTTGGAATCTGCAGTTTTACTAGATGTTCAGGCTATAGCTTGTGGTCGGCAACATGCTGCTTTGGTAACAAAACAAGGGGAGGTTTTCTCTTGGGGAGAGGAACTAGGAGGCAGACTCGGACATGGTGTAGACTCTGATGTTTCACATCCAAAGTTTGTAGATGggctaaaaaatttcaatgttgAACTTGTAGCATGTGGAGAATATCATTCTTGTGCAGTAACACTTTCTGGTGATTTGTACATATGGGGTGGTAATGCTTATAATTTTGGACTCTTGGGCTGTGGAAGTGAAGCTACTCAGTGGGTTCCAAGAAAGTTGGATGGACCACTTGAGGGAATACATGTCTCATCAGTTTCATGTGGACCATGGCACACAGCTGTTGTAACCTCTGCTGGCCAATTGTTTACTTTTGGAGATGGAACCTTTGGGGTTTTAGGACATGGGGACCGCATAAGCGTGTCAATACCAAGAGAGGTCGAGTCCCTTAAGGGCCTCCGCACCATGCGAGCAGCTTGTGGCGTGTGGCACACAGCTGCAGTTGTTGAAATCATGGTTGGGTCATCAAATTCCAGTAATTGTTCTTCAGGAAAGCTCTTCACGTGGGGAGATGGAGATAAATGTCGTCTTGGGCATGGTGATAAGGAAGCTAGACTGGTGCCCACTTGTGTTGCTACTCTTGTTGAACCCAACTTCTGTCAAGTTGCCTGTGGTCAAAGCCTCACTGCTGCACTTACAACCACAGGTCAGGTTTACACCATGGGAAGCCCTGTACATGGTCAATTGGGGAATCCCCAAGCTGATGGCATGCTCCCTACTCGTGTTGAGGGAAAGCTCATGaaaaattttgttgaagaaataGCCTGTGGTGCTTATCATGTTGCAGTTTTGACCTCAAGAACTGAAGTTTACACATGGGGAAAGGGTGCAAATGGCAGGCTAGGTCATGGTGATGCAGATGATAGAAATTCCCCATCTGTAGTTGAAGCTTTGAAAGACAAACAGGTTAAAGGTATTGTCTGCGGCACTAGTTTTACTGCAGCTATCTGTCTTCATAAATGGGTATCCGGTATCGATCAATCAATGTGTTCGGGTTGCCACCTCCCATTTAATTTCAAACGGAAACGGCACAATTGTTATAATTGTGGGCTTGTTTTCTGCCATTCATGTAGTAATAAAAAGTCTCTCAAGGCTTCAATGGCTCCAAATCCTAACAAACCTTATCGTGTCTGTGATAATTGTCTTAGCAAACTTAGAAGAAGCTCTGAAACTGACTCTTCAGTTCACTCTGCCCTTAGTAGAAGAGGAAGTGTCAATCAGGGACTAAATGAAGTCGCAGAAAAGActgaaaattcaaattcaaaatcgCATGCTAAGCTTGGAAGAAACTTCTCTATGGAATCATCTAAAGAGGTGGAAAGTATATCTTCCAGAAGAAACAGGAAGTCAAACTCCAATAGCATTCAGGTTTCACCCTCTGGAAATGATGTTTCTCGGCGCAATACATTTAATAACTCTAAATCATTTGGATCCTCCAAGAAATTTTTCTCAGCTTCTCTTCCTGGATCAAGAATTGTGTCTCGAGCAACATCTCCAACATCAAGACGATCTAGTCCCCCTCGTGCTGCAACACCAACCCCAACTCTCTCAGCTAATGAGTTGCCAAAACTAGCTGTGGATGGTGCTGGGAGGTTAAATGACAGCCTGCGTGaagaaattgtaaaattaaGAGCTCAGGTAGACATAAATTAACTCGTATGATTTCAGTAATCTGTTCctaaatttcttgtttttagcaATAATAGATGTACCCAGGCCGCCATGCATTAACCTAGAAATTTATTGCCAGTGGCTGAACATGTATTGTCTCAAACATTTTTGGTAAGATTGGAAGTGTATATGTCATGCGGTATGATACtgcataaaattataaagtatatCAAGTCTCCTTATTAACAACTAGAGAAAAACTGTCTTGTCCTGTGGCACAAATccttttgttgttgtattgaGAGTCTCTATTTTATCCTTTGGTTATAGTTTGTTGTGAGTTTCTTTGCTTGCTTCTTTATGCTTAATTTTCCCTGGGTGGACATGGACAAAGTGatctgcaatattttttttgtcacgaTTAACAAAGGTCTGTGCTGGGGACAGGTCTAATTTTGAAACCTCTTATGGTCATTGTAACTATGGTCAATGATTTGGTTAGATTAAGATCCAGTTTAGAGATGCATGGCCATAATGAAACAACAGTATATGTCTTTAGCGGCTTTCTACTGGCCATATCATTGTGCTTGAAAAGTACTTTGCTTAGGCCACTTCATTGGTTGATTATGGCTGACTGTTTGTGTAATGTAGGTTGAAGAGCTTACAAATAAAGCTCAGCTTCAGGATGTTGAGCTGGAAAGAACAACCAAGCAGTTGAAGGAGGCTATTGCAGTCGCAGAGGAGGAAACTACTAAGTGCAAGGCAGCAAAGGAAGTAATTAAGTCACTCACGGCCCAAGTAAGTAAAAACTCGAGTTAATAACTTCCTAGTCCTACTGTAGATAACTAATTTTACATCACAAGTAACTTAGGCAAGAAAGTTTAGAAATGTGCGCTAAATATATGATATCTTGCATTGACTAGACTGGTCCTAGATTTGACATGAGCAAAGTTTGTTTGAATCTTGAAAAGTAGGTTTAGAGGACAATATTTGCACAATGCTTTTGGTATTATATGATTGTATTTTGGAATCTCTAGGACTTGACCGTTAGATGTGCATCATCATGTCCACCTTAGAGATTTGCTGGCCTTAATGAGTTGcctgatgaaaataaattaaattgccTGTGTCGTACTAAATACTAAGGTTGACATAAACTCGGGTTGGAAGTGTCCTTGCTGTATGAATGGTGATCGACAGGGAGCTCATGAGCATACTAAAATTTTGTAGGTGTTTTAATAGGTCAGCTGTCTTCTTAATTCATGTGtgattaatctttttattatagttGAAAGAAGTGGCTGAAAGGGTACCTGTTGGAGCATCAAGAAACAGCAACTCGCCCTCTTTTTATTGCTCTAGCAACACAACTCCATGGGACGTTTCTCCTGGAATTCTTGAGCAGCTCAGTAGTCCCACAGCATATCATGAACAAGATTCAAAAGGATCAAACTGCCTGGTAATTTCGAATGTGTCAGGTACTACTACCACTACTACTaatcagattccacatcactcCGAAGTGACACAGATAGAAACAACAGTGAGGAATAAGAACAGAATAGCAAAAGTGGAACCCACTAATGGCGATGAATGGGTTGAACAAGACGAACCAGGTGTATATATTACCCTTGTTTACTTGCATGGAGGTGCGAAGGATCTCAAACGTGTCCGCTTCAGGTATTCTTAAGTCATCACACACTATTATCCTGTTCCCTTCCACTTCTCCCCCACCTGCCCCCCTTCTATGATTGCTTTGCTTCTCCCCTCTTTAACAACAAGGTAACTACTTAGCCCATGATATTTTCCAAAAATGTAATGTGGCCGTGTCCTTAACTAAGGTGGTAGAGTTCCTGGCTGCTTTCAGGCCCACCTTTTGCAAATAGATGAGTTTGGACCAACAGGTTTCTGTACTGTTGGAAGCATCCGAGTGGGGAACTAAATCAATAATTGCTCTGTCTTTATTGGAAATCTTATGCTATTGTATTTTGAACTCGTTTTACTGCAGTCGGAAGCGGTTCAGCGAAAAACAAGCAGAACAATGGTGGGCAGCCAACAGAGCGAGAGTATACCAGCAATACAACGTTCCCATGGGTGACAGGTCTATTGTTAGTGTGGGAAGGGAAGGGTTAACTCAATGACCTGCGACGTCTAATATGCAACTTGACTCACATTTTGCCAGTGCAATTCTTTGCGAGATCTGGAATTCGTTTTCAATTTCTGCTCGAGATTGGAATATAGAGGAagccgatttttttttctagagggTGGAGGTGGGTGGAATTTTTTCTCCCCTCAATCTTTTGCTTTCGATTTCTTCCCACAAATGTATCcatattttctctcttcctataaatttttttctgagGGAAGTGTGAAAACTCGCTAGGGGTatgtaaattctttttaaagtaGGTCGCTGACTTCAAAATCAAACACAGCTGCCTTGTAAATTCAGAAGCAAAATACTATACAGATTGTCTGCCATTCATAGACTGAATTCATGTTCCAcagtttttaaaatcttaaaatctaaAGAATATATAGAGTTTTGGGGgggaatatttttaaaaaattatgaagttataattacaagtttttttattgcatcaaagttcttaaaatgtttttagttaatattttattaagattgaatattaattgaaattgctaaggttaatattatatatttttaatgataaaaaaggtAATTGTTTCCCTAAATTGATATTTCAAATTAACggaagttttttaattttttttttacatgttacgTGTCATATGTTGCCTGCATGTCCCATAGTTTCTGGGCATATGTCAAACTAGCAAGTCGTCCTTCAAACCATGCAATCCTTGGTCGGCACTTGCCAACTCGTTCCATTCCACCAGTGGTCTAAACCTACACGCACACACAATTTTTAGGGACACcctcttctttattcttgtttttttaatcaaagattTAATATTCCTATCCCTTCTTTCTAAGATGGTGCAGGGGAGAGAATTTTCCTGTCAAtcacagtaattttttttatgtttttgtttttgccaaTGTTAGAGACAAATAAAGATGCATCTTCCAATCTATCTTTATATTTTGGAAGGTCTATGTCATAGATGCATGTCGGGTGATACAAATAAAGGTTAAATAGCAAAAAGTTTCATCCATCTATCTTgtggaaaaataaatcaattcagAAGCTTTGAAGAGCATGATTTTGTCGTTCATTCCTGTACATAACTGGGTATGATTGTTTCAAACAATGAAAGGAGTTTCTTCAAGTTCTCTCCCACCTACCAAATATATTTACATCCCCAAGGGTACAGAACGGACAAACAGGAGCCAAAAAAAAGCTCTTAGAAAATGAGGGTCAAGGTTTTGTTGGGGGGGGGTATCCTAAGAGATTAGTCAAGGAATAGattgagaaaaatattcaattagcACTTGTTCCCAGCTGTGAATGGCAAACTCTGCCATTTATACTTTGAGAAACAATGAATCAAAAATAATCTGCCCAGGTTTTTCAGACATGAGGAGTGGAATTATTTGAATTCAGCTGCCACATATATCGCTTGAATGAAATCATCATCAGCACAACATATGGTGGCTCGAGATCATCACAAGAACTGTACAGAGAAAGATAACAGGAGTTTTTGTTACACCAGCAGGATAAGCAAATGAGATTAGCAGTGATAAGAGCATACAAGTAAGATAATTAGGTCTACAGATAAGGAAAAAGTATATCCGTTACCTTTTACGCTCTTGAACCTGTATGCACAAAGCTAAGGTGGGCCAAGTAGTCACTCTCAGCAAAATCATGTAGAGATCGGTGGAGCCGTGCACCTGCATGGTCAGTTTTACTTGACTCTTCTTTCAAAACTCTTCTACAACCATCAGCATCCTAAAGGAAAAGCAAGTCAAAAATCAAACTGGGCCTTGAGTCCTAAATTAGATGAAAAGGGCAAGTGATAAAAAAGGCAAAGCAGGGGAAGGGTTAAGTCAGGGATttagcaaaagaaaaataaaatcttttactAATCCTTTAGTGCTGCAGAAAAATACAGACATTAAAGTAATGGTTGCTAacaggttaaataaaaaaatagtgacATAAAAGAAATGGCAATCAGACCAAAATCAACAGTTTGGCTTATATattctcattaaataaataataaaggcGTTTCTACATCATCTACCTGTAGGAATTCTAGCATTTGCTCCTCAATTGTACCACGCATTGCTAAAGTCTCCACATTGATGGGGCGAGTAGCACCCATCCGATGAGCTCGACTTATCACCTGTTCTTCCATGCTGATAGCATTTCAACAAAgaagaatttttaattaaaaaaaaaagtaaaagaggGAGAGACAGAGAGTTGTGTCAAGCATTCTATTCAACAAAAACCATTATTTTCCCATATAGCAGCGTGATATTGTGGTCAACAATACTGAAATCAGGATGCAAGATACCTATTAGtaagaacagaaaaaagaaataatgaacagtttgggatttgaaaaaaaatactacctTCTGTCCCAGATTGGCTCCATTAAGAATACATGAGTTACAAAGCTCAAATCAAGACCCAATGCAGCACTGCCATCCATTAACAGAGCCATACATGTGGCGTCATGCTGGAAGGTGGCCAGTGATTTCATCTGAATA
This region of Populus alba chromosome 3, ASM523922v2, whole genome shotgun sequence genomic DNA includes:
- the LOC118054250 gene encoding PH, RCC1 and FYVE domains-containing protein 1 isoform X1, producing the protein MAALEPTLRVGPLERDIELAITALKRGTQLLKYGRRGKPKFCPFRLSNDESVLIWISGKEEKHLKLSHVSRIIPGQRTPIFQRYPRPEKEYQSFSLIYSDRSLDLICKDKEEAEVWFTGLKALISNRQILKKREETRNDGLLSEANSPRAYTIRSSPLSFAFGSDDSSLKDGMDPLRLRTPYDSPPNTGLEKALSDVVYTVPPKVLFPLESACAPAQSQLLGGSDETTGRAKGTNTDNFRVSLSSAVSSSSQGSGRDENDALGDVYIWGEGTGDGILGGGVHRIGGSGVQMDSFVPKALESAVLLDVQAIACGRQHAALVTKQGEVFSWGEELGGRLGHGVDSDVSHPKFVDGLKNFNVELVACGEYHSCAVTLSGDLYIWGGNAYNFGLLGCGSEATQWVPRKLDGPLEGIHVSSVSCGPWHTAVVTSAGQLFTFGDGTFGVLGHGDRISVSIPREVESLKGLRTMRAACGVWHTAAVVEIMVGSSNSSNCSSGKLFTWGDGDKCRLGHGDKEARLVPTCVATLVEPNFCQVACGQSLTAALTTTGQVYTMGSPVHGQLGNPQADGMLPTRVEGKLMKNFVEEIACGAYHVAVLTSRTEVYTWGKGANGRLGHGDADDRNSPSVVEALKDKQVKGIVCGTSFTAAICLHKWVSGIDQSMCSGCHLPFNFKRKRHNCYNCGLVFCHSCSNKKSLKASMAPNPNKPYRVCDNCLSKLRRSSETDSSVHSALSRRGSVNQGLNEVAEKTENSNSKSHAKLGRNFSMESSKEVESISSRRNRKSNSNSIQVSPSGNDVSRRNTFNNSKSFGSSKKFFSASLPGSRIVSRATSPTSRRSSPPRAATPTPTLSANELPKLAVDGAGRLNDSLREEIVKLRAQVEELTNKAQLQDVELERTTKQLKEAIAVAEEETTKCKAAKEVIKSLTAQLKEVAERVPVGASRNSNSPSFYCSSNTTPWDVSPGILEQLSSPTAYHEQDSKGSNCLVISNVSGTTTTTTNQIPHHSEVTQIETTVRNKNRIAKVEPTNGDEWVEQDEPGVYITLVYLHGGAKDLKRVRFSRKRFSEKQAEQWWAANRARVYQQYNVPMGDRSIVSVGREGLTQ
- the LOC118054250 gene encoding PH, RCC1 and FYVE domains-containing protein 1 isoform X2 — translated: MSPELSLVSALVYGFCFVLSFPLRKYGNYIFLLPIFQRYPRPEKEYQSFSLIYSDRSLDLICKDKEEAEVWFTGLKALISNRQILKKREETRNDGLLSEANSPRAYTIRSSPLSFAFGSDDSSLKDGMDPLRLRTPYDSPPNTGLEKALSDVVYTVPPKVLFPLESACAPAQSQLLGGSDETTGRAKGTNTDNFRVSLSSAVSSSSQGSGRDENDALGDVYIWGEGTGDGILGGGVHRIGGSGVQMDSFVPKALESAVLLDVQAIACGRQHAALVTKQGEVFSWGEELGGRLGHGVDSDVSHPKFVDGLKNFNVELVACGEYHSCAVTLSGDLYIWGGNAYNFGLLGCGSEATQWVPRKLDGPLEGIHVSSVSCGPWHTAVVTSAGQLFTFGDGTFGVLGHGDRISVSIPREVESLKGLRTMRAACGVWHTAAVVEIMVGSSNSSNCSSGKLFTWGDGDKCRLGHGDKEARLVPTCVATLVEPNFCQVACGQSLTAALTTTGQVYTMGSPVHGQLGNPQADGMLPTRVEGKLMKNFVEEIACGAYHVAVLTSRTEVYTWGKGANGRLGHGDADDRNSPSVVEALKDKQVKGIVCGTSFTAAICLHKWVSGIDQSMCSGCHLPFNFKRKRHNCYNCGLVFCHSCSNKKSLKASMAPNPNKPYRVCDNCLSKLRRSSETDSSVHSALSRRGSVNQGLNEVAEKTENSNSKSHAKLGRNFSMESSKEVESISSRRNRKSNSNSIQVSPSGNDVSRRNTFNNSKSFGSSKKFFSASLPGSRIVSRATSPTSRRSSPPRAATPTPTLSANELPKLAVDGAGRLNDSLREEIVKLRAQVEELTNKAQLQDVELERTTKQLKEAIAVAEEETTKCKAAKEVIKSLTAQLKEVAERVPVGASRNSNSPSFYCSSNTTPWDVSPGILEQLSSPTAYHEQDSKGSNCLVISNVSGTTTTTTNQIPHHSEVTQIETTVRNKNRIAKVEPTNGDEWVEQDEPGVYITLVYLHGGAKDLKRVRFSRKRFSEKQAEQWWAANRARVYQQYNVPMGDRSIVSVGREGLTQ